Genomic segment of Chitinophaga varians:
CGTCCATCTGGTTATTTTGGCCCCATCACTCAGGCCGAGCGCGAAAAAAATATAGCCATCACCGTTAATAACCCCCAGGCCGGGGAAGACTGGTGGCCCAAAATGGTGATGCTGAAAGTACTGCAACAGTACTATTCCGCCACCGGCGACAGCCGCGTGCTCCCCTTCATGAAAAAATATTTTCAGTACCAGTTGCAGGTATTGAAGAAATGCCCCATCGGGCAGTGGACAGAATGGGCCACTTCCCGTGGCGCTGACAATGCGCTGGTGGTGCAATGGCTGTATCAGCAAACGAAAGACCCGTCGCTGCTGGAGCTGGCGGCACTAATACAGCGGCAGAGTTATCCCTGGACTACCTGGCTGGGCAACCGCAACTGGGTGATAGACGCAGCCACTCAGCAGGACGACCATCAATGGATGCACCGCCATGGCGTTAATGTGGCCATGGGCCTGAAAGACCCGGCAGTCAACTATCAGCGTACCGGCGACCGGCGATATCTCGATTCACTCCAGACCGGCTTCCATGACCTCATGACCCTGCATGGCCTACCCATGGGCATCTTCTCTGCCGATGAAGACCTTCACGGCAACGCCCCTACGCAGGGCACCGAACTATGCGCCATCGTGGAGTCCATGTTTTCCCTGGAAGAAACGATAGGGATCACGGGTGATATCCGCTATATGGACGCCCTCGAACGTATGACGTTCAACGCACTGCCTACACAGACAACTGACGACTACAACAACAAACAATATTTCCAGATTGCCAACCAGGTACAGGTGAAAAAAGGCGTGTTTAACTTCTCCCTGCCTTTCGAAAGAGGGATGAATAACGTGTATGGCCTGCGCAGCGGGTATACCTGTTGCACGTCCAACATGCACCAGGGCTGGACGAAGTTTGCCTCGCACCTCTGGTATGGCACGCCTGATCATGGCCTGGCGGCACTGACTTACAGCCCCAATGAAGTCACCGCCAAAGTGGGCAAACAACAGCAGGCCGTCACTATCACGGAAGAGACGGCCTATCCTTTCGATGGGCAG
This window contains:
- a CDS encoding beta-L-arabinofuranosidase domain-containing protein — encoded protein: MRFRSTLFALTSIIVGFTPANAHHSPVTPVFKVPAYRELPLGTVKPRGWLLHQLQIMRDGSSGHLDEVHNKIKNDNGWLGGKGDGWEETPYWLDGAVPLAYLLDDAALKQKVLRYINWTLDHQRPSGYFGPITQAEREKNIAITVNNPQAGEDWWPKMVMLKVLQQYYSATGDSRVLPFMKKYFQYQLQVLKKCPIGQWTEWATSRGADNALVVQWLYQQTKDPSLLELAALIQRQSYPWTTWLGNRNWVIDAATQQDDHQWMHRHGVNVAMGLKDPAVNYQRTGDRRYLDSLQTGFHDLMTLHGLPMGIFSADEDLHGNAPTQGTELCAIVESMFSLEETIGITGDIRYMDALERMTFNALPTQTTDDYNNKQYFQIANQVQVKKGVFNFSLPFERGMNNVYGLRSGYTCCTSNMHQGWTKFASHLWYGTPDHGLAALTYSPNEVTAKVGKQQQAVTITEETAYPFDGQVSFIFQTAGTVEFPLQLRIPSWCHEAVITLNGQPLRREKGGQVVTLQRAWKDKDQLVLQMPMEVTVSAWGRNSRAVERGPLVYALKLNERWEKGQDEHEGEYFSIFPEGPWNYGLLEKAVKAPVQSFTVHQGKPVTNDFVWNLEHAPVSITTSAKRIPAWQLVDDVAPQPVTTREGTYKGQTAAEEETITLVPYGCTKVRVVAFPVVR